The proteins below are encoded in one region of Bdellovibrio bacteriovorus:
- a CDS encoding AAA domain-containing protein translates to MKPTTKIELEAVIRMIHSEERAEYARHRFEIDSPLSHICESADALGPLVFKEKCGLLSWKLCGDAFYSRFRPGDRVDIRTKVFNADASVKFSNGWKVDAVAYPSPGKIEVTISGAHLIDAGDIGEVFLFKSSSSIFKHILIRKLREMPRSGSPILLNTGEYKISADNPKFKELYNDLNDSQKIAVHSLIENNLSGAIQGPPGTGKTHLLRAVIALALNSNMKVCVTSFTHAAVDNLLAKVVQDGCAEDWVRVGNSDKIRKEHYRRNLDQEDFIAPGFSEDLNENNLFGCTLHQLAFSSRTAPKFDLMVIDEAGQVPLYFWPFIQRAAKRLVLVGDQFQLPPVLSSSHDRLPFDDVFSLFTTQDMPMLETQYRMRREIQSWSSEKFYRGKLLPHVSVANRDYFSDSTAFVSDGFVVPKKFKPSTSDRYSQQEANFIVDKIERLLRVKENPKNVGVICPYRVQAGVVNASLQSRFGVAVASQVLVDTVERFQGQEREAIFLSLGSSGNSKEDLRFLSDPRRLNVSVTRAKSRFFCLFDERMLARSTSAQSGDLNEFLRWVTYGRAKIKRAA, encoded by the coding sequence ATGAAGCCTACTACTAAAATTGAATTAGAAGCCGTTATCAGAATGATACATTCCGAAGAACGAGCCGAATATGCTAGGCATAGGTTCGAGATCGATTCGCCGTTGAGTCATATTTGTGAAAGCGCTGATGCGTTGGGGCCGTTAGTTTTCAAGGAAAAGTGTGGGCTTTTAAGTTGGAAGCTTTGCGGGGATGCTTTTTACTCTCGATTCAGGCCTGGGGACCGAGTAGATATTCGAACCAAGGTATTCAATGCAGATGCTTCGGTTAAATTTTCAAACGGATGGAAAGTGGATGCAGTTGCCTATCCGTCTCCGGGAAAGATTGAAGTTACAATTTCGGGAGCTCATCTCATAGATGCAGGTGACATTGGAGAGGTTTTTCTTTTTAAAAGTTCTTCATCCATCTTTAAACACATTCTGATAAGAAAACTCAGAGAGATGCCTAGGTCTGGCTCTCCTATATTGCTCAACACAGGTGAATATAAAATCTCGGCTGATAACCCGAAGTTCAAGGAGCTTTACAACGATCTTAACGATTCTCAAAAGATCGCCGTCCATAGTTTGATTGAAAACAACTTAAGCGGTGCTATTCAAGGGCCTCCAGGAACGGGAAAAACGCATCTTCTTCGAGCTGTCATAGCATTGGCTTTGAATTCTAATATGAAAGTTTGTGTTACCTCATTTACTCATGCGGCAGTTGATAATTTGTTAGCAAAAGTTGTTCAAGACGGTTGCGCTGAAGACTGGGTGAGAGTGGGGAACTCTGATAAAATTCGTAAAGAACATTATAGAAGAAATCTTGATCAAGAGGATTTCATCGCTCCTGGCTTTAGTGAGGACTTAAACGAGAATAATTTGTTTGGTTGCACTCTTCACCAGCTGGCATTCAGTAGCAGAACGGCTCCGAAATTTGATTTGATGGTTATTGATGAGGCTGGACAAGTACCGCTTTACTTCTGGCCTTTTATTCAGCGGGCTGCCAAACGGCTGGTATTGGTAGGAGATCAGTTTCAACTGCCCCCTGTTCTGTCTTCGAGCCATGATCGTTTACCTTTTGATGACGTATTTTCTTTATTCACGACTCAAGACATGCCAATGCTTGAAACCCAATATCGTATGAGACGTGAAATTCAGAGCTGGTCGTCGGAAAAGTTTTATCGCGGAAAATTACTTCCCCATGTCTCGGTTGCAAATCGAGATTATTTTTCTGATAGCACGGCATTTGTATCTGACGGTTTCGTCGTACCTAAGAAATTTAAGCCTAGTACCTCCGATAGGTATTCACAGCAGGAAGCTAACTTTATTGTAGATAAAATTGAAAGACTGCTAAGGGTGAAGGAAAACCCCAAAAATGTTGGCGTCATTTGTCCTTATCGAGTTCAGGCAGGCGTCGTAAATGCATCCTTGCAAAGTCGATTTGGAGTGGCAGTAGCGTCTCAGGTTCTTGTAGATACTGTTGAAAGATTTCAGGGCCAAGAAAGAGAAGCGATATTTCTATCCCTTGGAAGTTCCGGAAACTCGAAAGAAGATTTGCGATTTCTTTCTGACCCACGACGATTAAACGTTTCTGTTACAAGAGCGAAGTCTAGATTCTTCTGTCTGTTTGATGAAAGAATGTTAGCACGATCTACTTCCGCGCAATCAGGAGATCTGAATGAATTCCTGCGCTGGGTTACCTATGGACGCGCTAAAATCAAAAGGGCGGCTTAA
- a CDS encoding heavy-metal-associated domain-containing protein has protein sequence MKKALIFATLLLSQAALAETVTYNVEGMHCGSCAKAIQAQVCKMDGLEKCEVSVGKVVLSSKTGVNISQDQIQAAISKAGEYKITGSSKAK, from the coding sequence ATGAAAAAGGCCCTTATCTTTGCGACCCTTTTGTTGTCCCAAGCCGCTTTGGCTGAAACAGTGACTTACAACGTGGAAGGCATGCACTGCGGTTCTTGCGCAAAAGCCATCCAAGCTCAAGTTTGCAAAATGGACGGACTGGAAAAGTGCGAAGTGAGCGTTGGAAAAGTTGTGTTGTCGTCAAAAACCGGTGTGAACATTTCCCAAGATCAAATCCAAGCCGCAATTTCTAAGGCGGGTGAGTACAAAATCACGGGCTCTTCGAAAGCGAAATAA
- a CDS encoding response regulator: MATLDTLGKKGRLLIIDDESELREVLMALLEESVGEITQAANGLEGIDLLKTHQFDAVLSDEKMPKKSGLEVLKWMRENNLKIPFIIHTGYGQKEMVVEAQRLGVYAFIDKPWDERKLIRTVEEALRSGMEQQK; the protein is encoded by the coding sequence ATGGCTACTCTTGATACTCTTGGAAAAAAAGGTCGTCTTCTCATCATCGATGATGAGTCGGAATTACGCGAAGTTCTGATGGCTCTGCTAGAAGAATCCGTGGGAGAAATCACTCAAGCCGCAAACGGCCTTGAAGGCATTGATCTTTTAAAAACTCATCAATTCGATGCCGTCCTTTCTGACGAAAAGATGCCCAAGAAATCAGGCCTGGAAGTCCTTAAATGGATGCGCGAAAACAATCTTAAGATCCCATTCATTATTCACACCGGCTATGGCCAAAAAGAGATGGTTGTCGAGGCGCAACGCTTAGGCGTATATGCCTTTATCGATAAACCTTGGGATGAGCGTAAGCTGATCCGCACCGTGGAAGAGGCTCTTCGCTCCGGCATGGAGCAACAGAAGTAG
- the orn gene encoding oligoribonuclease → MNKLFWLDMEMTGLDVEKEVIIEVAAIVTDLNFKELDTFETVVKQPQKYLDNMDAWNTEHHKKSGLTAKVPFGMEPDQVEAKLVDMVKKHFPDPKDRPILAGNSIMQDRLFIDKYMKDLAPRLHYRMVDVSSWKVIINNKFNYVYQKANKHRALDDIRESIQELRAYCDKMTFNK, encoded by the coding sequence ATGAATAAACTTTTTTGGCTCGATATGGAGATGACAGGTCTCGATGTCGAAAAAGAAGTGATCATCGAAGTTGCAGCCATCGTGACAGACCTTAATTTCAAAGAGCTAGACACATTTGAAACTGTCGTTAAACAACCGCAAAAATATTTGGACAATATGGACGCTTGGAATACCGAGCACCACAAGAAGTCCGGCCTGACGGCGAAAGTTCCATTCGGTATGGAGCCAGATCAAGTCGAAGCCAAACTTGTCGATATGGTGAAAAAGCATTTCCCCGATCCCAAAGACCGCCCGATCCTTGCGGGAAATTCGATCATGCAAGATCGTCTTTTCATCGACAAATACATGAAAGATCTTGCGCCTCGCCTGCACTATCGCATGGTGGATGTGTCGTCTTGGAAAGTGATCATCAATAACAAGTTCAACTACGTTTATCAAAAGGCGAACAAGCATCGCGCCCTTGATGATATCCGCGAGAGCATCCAAGAGCTGCGCGCTTATTGCGATAAAATGACTTTCAATAAATAG
- a CDS encoding DNA alkylation repair protein translates to MPQKNEESNDTAFKNWINEALVKRMAKHISHHYPAFDEKAFIKLSHKLPNLELKPRMRLICDFLKTHLPEDYNKALAILLKATTKPAPGVTAMKGFDLWAFTEYVHRYGLKDFEESMKALHTFTELFTAEFAIRPFLIHEEKRTLKVLHKWSKDKNHHVRRLVSEGSRPRLPWGEQLKSFIKDPTPTIELLDKLKYDDELYVRKSVANHLNDISKDHPDIAVKVAARWLKEAPAKHKEKIEWIVRHALRTLLKKGNADALKLLGYENKGKVQIKNLLLVSDNVKIGSHLEFSFDVASTEAAQIMVDYLIHHKKANGGTSPKVFKLTTKTMKHKEVIAIKKKHSFKPITTRVYYPGTHYLEIMVNGKLLAKIPFTLKK, encoded by the coding sequence ATGCCTCAGAAAAACGAAGAATCTAACGACACCGCTTTTAAAAACTGGATCAATGAAGCTTTAGTCAAACGCATGGCGAAGCACATCTCTCATCATTACCCTGCGTTCGACGAAAAAGCTTTTATCAAACTCAGTCACAAACTGCCCAATCTCGAGTTAAAGCCGCGCATGCGTTTGATCTGCGACTTTTTAAAAACTCATCTTCCCGAAGACTATAATAAAGCTTTGGCAATCTTGTTAAAGGCAACGACGAAGCCGGCCCCCGGTGTAACCGCAATGAAAGGTTTTGATCTTTGGGCCTTCACGGAATACGTGCATCGTTACGGCCTTAAAGACTTCGAAGAATCCATGAAGGCGCTGCACACCTTCACCGAACTTTTCACCGCCGAATTCGCGATTCGCCCGTTCCTGATCCACGAAGAAAAAAGAACGCTCAAAGTTTTGCACAAGTGGAGCAAAGACAAAAACCACCACGTCCGTCGTTTGGTCTCAGAGGGCTCTCGCCCACGCTTACCTTGGGGCGAGCAACTAAAAAGTTTTATCAAAGATCCAACGCCCACCATCGAACTTTTGGATAAGTTAAAATACGACGACGAACTTTACGTCCGCAAATCCGTCGCTAATCATCTTAATGACATCTCTAAAGATCATCCAGACATCGCTGTCAAAGTGGCAGCCCGATGGTTGAAAGAGGCACCCGCCAAGCACAAAGAAAAAATCGAATGGATCGTACGCCACGCCCTTAGAACTTTGCTAAAAAAAGGAAACGCCGACGCCTTAAAGCTTCTAGGCTATGAAAACAAAGGCAAAGTCCAAATCAAAAATTTACTCTTGGTAAGTGATAACGTAAAAATCGGCAGCCACCTAGAATTCTCATTCGACGTAGCCAGCACCGAAGCCGCCCAAATCATGGTCGATTACTTAATCCACCACAAAAAAGCCAACGGCGGAACCAGCCCCAAAGTTTTCAAACTGACAACGAAAACAATGAAACACAAAGAAGTGATAGCGATAAAAAAGAAACACTCTTTCAAACCAATCACAACAAGAGTGTACTATCCAGGAACCCACTACCTAGAAATCATGGTGAACGGAAAACTTCTAGCGAAGATCCCCTTCACTCTAAAAAAATAA
- the ahcY gene encoding adenosylhomocysteinase: MSLTTTNGKSAMKKNAKAAAKPAAKTISGDFKVCKEAMENPEVFEKLAKWGREEIKIAETEMPGLMAVRKEFKKQQPLKGARISGCLHMTIQTAVLIETLVELGAEVRWSSCNIFSTQDHAAVAIAAAGIPVFAWKGLTEEEFNWCIEQTIVGWGKEGFNMILDDGGDLTNMMHEPRFAKEMKKIIGISEETTTGVHNLEVLLKNGKLKVPAININDSVTKSKFDNLYGCRESLADGIKRATDVMVAGKICVVAGYGDVGKGSAHSLRGLGARVLITEIDPICALQAAMEGFEVTTMEEAAKIADIFVTATGCCDIITDKHFNMMKNNAIVCNIGHFDIEIDMAWLNKNSKVREVKPQVDIHTLKNGRQVIVLAKGRLVNLGCATGHPSFVMSNSFTNQVLAQMELFTNRDKYQEISVYRLPKHLDEKVAALHLDKLGVKLTKLSSKQAKYLHTSPNGPFKPEHYRY; this comes from the coding sequence ATGTCACTAACGACAACAAACGGGAAATCCGCAATGAAAAAAAATGCTAAAGCAGCAGCTAAACCAGCTGCAAAAACTATCTCTGGCGACTTTAAAGTTTGCAAAGAGGCGATGGAAAATCCAGAAGTCTTCGAAAAGTTGGCTAAATGGGGCCGCGAAGAAATCAAGATCGCTGAAACTGAAATGCCAGGTTTGATGGCCGTTCGTAAAGAATTTAAAAAACAACAACCATTGAAAGGCGCGCGCATTTCTGGTTGCCTTCACATGACAATCCAAACAGCGGTTCTTATCGAAACTCTTGTAGAGTTGGGTGCGGAAGTTCGTTGGTCTTCTTGCAATATCTTCTCGACACAAGATCACGCGGCAGTTGCGATCGCAGCAGCCGGCATCCCTGTGTTTGCATGGAAAGGTTTGACTGAAGAAGAGTTCAACTGGTGTATCGAACAAACTATCGTAGGTTGGGGCAAGGAAGGCTTCAACATGATTCTTGATGACGGTGGTGACCTTACAAACATGATGCACGAGCCACGTTTCGCAAAAGAGATGAAGAAAATCATCGGTATCTCAGAAGAAACAACAACAGGCGTGCACAACCTTGAAGTTCTTCTTAAGAACGGCAAGTTGAAAGTTCCTGCGATCAACATCAATGACTCTGTCACTAAATCTAAATTCGACAATCTTTACGGTTGCCGTGAGTCTTTGGCGGACGGTATCAAACGTGCGACGGACGTGATGGTTGCTGGTAAAATCTGCGTAGTTGCTGGTTACGGCGACGTCGGTAAAGGTTCTGCACACTCTCTTCGTGGATTGGGTGCTCGCGTTCTTATCACTGAAATCGATCCTATCTGTGCATTGCAAGCGGCAATGGAAGGTTTCGAAGTGACGACGATGGAAGAAGCAGCGAAAATCGCTGACATCTTCGTAACAGCAACTGGTTGCTGCGACATCATCACTGACAAACACTTCAACATGATGAAAAACAACGCGATCGTGTGCAACATCGGTCACTTCGATATCGAAATCGATATGGCTTGGTTGAACAAGAACTCAAAAGTTCGTGAAGTGAAACCACAAGTGGACATCCACACTTTGAAAAACGGTCGTCAAGTGATCGTTCTTGCAAAAGGTCGCTTGGTGAACTTGGGCTGTGCAACAGGTCACCCAAGCTTCGTAATGAGTAACTCATTCACGAACCAAGTGTTGGCTCAAATGGAGCTTTTCACGAACCGTGATAAGTACCAAGAGATCTCTGTTTACCGCTTGCCTAAGCACCTTGATGAAAAAGTGGCGGCGCTTCACCTAGACAAACTAGGAGTGAAGTTGACTAAGCTTTCTTCTAAACAGGCTAAGTATCTTCATACTTCTCCTAATGGGCCTTTCAAGCCGGAACACTATCGTTACTAA
- the map gene encoding type I methionyl aminopeptidase — protein MLYIPSMGIKPLSLEEIKKMTRACRIAADTLTYLDKYVKAGITTNEIDLLANDFMLTKGAKSACLGYHGYPKYTCTSVNEVVCHGVPDDKTILKEGDIINVDVTAWIDGFFGDTSKMYAIGNVSEDAKDLIETARMARDIGIETIRPGGFTGDIGFETHKYVTRKGYTTVKEIGGHGVGRTFHDEPFVPSYGKKGKGERLVPFHCITVEPMVNQGTDEIVEFDITGSSIKYYHTADGLLSAQFEHTVLVTDTGYEILTLP, from the coding sequence GTGCTATATATCCCCTCTATGGGAATTAAGCCTTTATCTTTAGAAGAAATCAAAAAAATGACCCGTGCCTGCCGTATCGCTGCCGATACTTTGACGTATCTGGATAAGTACGTAAAAGCGGGGATCACGACGAATGAAATCGATCTGCTTGCCAATGATTTCATGCTCACAAAAGGCGCTAAGTCTGCGTGTCTGGGTTATCACGGCTATCCTAAGTACACTTGTACCTCTGTGAACGAAGTTGTTTGTCACGGGGTTCCCGACGATAAGACCATCCTTAAAGAAGGCGATATCATCAACGTCGATGTCACAGCTTGGATTGATGGTTTCTTCGGTGATACATCAAAGATGTATGCCATCGGAAACGTCTCAGAAGATGCCAAGGACCTGATTGAAACTGCCCGCATGGCTCGCGATATTGGTATTGAAACAATCAGACCTGGCGGCTTTACCGGCGATATCGGCTTTGAAACTCACAAGTACGTGACTCGCAAGGGCTACACAACCGTGAAAGAGATTGGCGGTCACGGTGTCGGCCGTACCTTCCACGACGAACCCTTCGTTCCGTCTTACGGTAAAAAAGGCAAAGGCGAGCGCCTTGTTCCTTTCCACTGCATCACTGTCGAGCCCATGGTAAACCAAGGTACAGATGAAATCGTGGAGTTTGATATTACCGGCTCTTCGATCAAATATTATCATACCGCAGATGGTCTATTATCCGCACAGTTTGAACATACCGTTCTTGTGACGGATACTGGTTACGAAATTTTGACTTTACCGTAA
- a CDS encoding SWIB/MDM2 domain-containing protein, translating into MAKAKKATTKKAAAKKAAPKKAAKKAAPKKAAAAKKAAPKKAATKRKPNAAFMKALTPSAALAAVVGASPLPRTEVVKKLWAYIKKNGLQDSKNKRNINADAKLKEVFGGKTTVSMFDMTKLVSKHLK; encoded by the coding sequence ATGGCGAAAGCTAAGAAAGCTACTACTAAGAAAGCTGCAGCTAAAAAAGCTGCTCCAAAAAAAGCTGCAAAAAAAGCTGCTCCTAAAAAAGCCGCTGCTGCGAAAAAAGCTGCTCCTAAAAAAGCTGCTACAAAACGTAAACCAAACGCTGCATTCATGAAAGCGTTGACTCCATCTGCAGCTTTGGCAGCAGTTGTTGGTGCTTCTCCACTTCCACGTACTGAAGTTGTTAAAAAACTTTGGGCTTACATCAAAAAGAACGGTCTTCAAGACTCTAAAAACAAAAGAAACATCAATGCTGACGCTAAATTGAAAGAAGTTTTCGGCGGCAAAACGACTGTTTCTATGTTCGATATGACTAAATTGGTTTCTAAGCACCTTAAATAG
- a CDS encoding J domain-containing protein: MSFQASFKQILRDKMGENTHFSPEKEASPLNSDPAHMAFLLGQINRLEFQTRRGHYPQPKVRPQRKAHNFTPSQKLAYEFMKTWVHDLHEGFTATELKKAFRQAALALHPDHGGNTQQFLELKAHYQTLRELVSP; encoded by the coding sequence ATGAGTTTTCAGGCAAGCTTCAAACAAATTCTTCGAGACAAAATGGGTGAAAACACCCATTTCTCCCCTGAAAAAGAAGCTTCTCCCCTGAACTCCGACCCGGCTCACATGGCTTTTTTGCTTGGTCAAATCAACCGTTTAGAATTTCAAACGCGCCGAGGACACTACCCGCAACCGAAAGTTCGTCCACAAAGAAAGGCGCACAACTTCACACCTTCGCAAAAACTTGCTTATGAGTTCATGAAGACCTGGGTGCATGACTTGCACGAGGGATTTACTGCTACCGAACTTAAGAAGGCCTTTCGCCAAGCGGCCCTTGCTCTTCACCCGGATCATGGTGGAAATACGCAGCAATTCTTAGAGCTCAAAGCGCATTACCAGACCTTGCGCGAACTCGTCTCACCCTAG
- a CDS encoding sensor histidine kinase, with amino-acid sequence MYDLEFTSEDAYNKRITYFKVIYFIGIAVSFVYLVKFNFEYKTSEYNSVLIPMWLIYALLPPLVLKTSKNYLLSALTLSLCSASIVAYLLYTAGGGDAPGVFWLAAIPLVMGILMGLPGAVTGYFIVSGIILFYWYLKAKGLGPNVIEEYGDYGKEKLFNLVTFLIFSCFTTHQYIMGEERFMKRLMEKNLDIENLLRVLIHDIANTLSSMTYNLVKAKEDRENLSSLEFEKIEKAVDDINSLLAQVRHLKSVKDGKAALPLKPISLTLVLHEVYESTLDLAQKKGIKLSLDISRDRMLINGEKTILSNVVLLNLLNNAIKFSHPGDRIELKAYATDSQVVIEIQDYGIGIPASILPQIFNINAQTTRAGTQGEKGTGYGMPLVKEYLQMMDGTIEIFSQEAPSHSQPRGTKVVLTLPLAT; translated from the coding sequence ATGTATGACTTAGAGTTTACGTCAGAAGATGCATATAATAAGAGGATCACCTATTTCAAGGTGATCTACTTCATTGGTATTGCTGTCTCGTTCGTCTACCTCGTTAAGTTCAACTTCGAATACAAAACCAGCGAATACAACTCTGTCTTAATCCCAATGTGGCTGATCTATGCTTTATTGCCTCCCCTTGTACTGAAGACCTCAAAGAATTATCTGCTCTCAGCCCTGACCCTGAGCCTTTGTTCTGCTTCGATCGTCGCTTACTTATTATATACCGCTGGCGGAGGAGACGCCCCGGGGGTCTTCTGGTTAGCGGCGATTCCCTTGGTGATGGGTATTCTGATGGGGCTCCCAGGAGCTGTGACGGGATACTTTATCGTTTCCGGGATCATCCTGTTTTATTGGTATTTAAAGGCAAAAGGCCTTGGGCCCAATGTCATTGAAGAATACGGCGATTACGGTAAAGAGAAACTTTTTAACCTGGTCACCTTCCTGATCTTCTCATGCTTCACCACCCATCAATATATTATGGGCGAAGAACGTTTCATGAAGCGTTTGATGGAAAAGAACCTCGATATTGAAAACCTCTTGAGAGTCCTGATCCACGATATCGCAAACACTTTGTCTTCGATGACTTACAATCTGGTTAAAGCCAAAGAGGATCGAGAAAACTTAAGTTCCCTGGAGTTTGAAAAGATTGAAAAAGCTGTCGACGACATCAACAGCCTGCTTGCTCAAGTTCGACATTTGAAATCGGTGAAGGACGGAAAAGCTGCTCTGCCTTTAAAGCCTATCTCTTTGACCTTGGTTCTTCATGAGGTCTACGAAAGCACTTTGGATTTAGCTCAGAAAAAAGGAATCAAGCTGTCTTTGGATATTTCCCGAGACCGCATGCTGATCAATGGCGAAAAAACCATCCTAAGCAACGTGGTGCTTTTAAACCTACTTAATAACGCCATTAAATTTTCTCATCCCGGAGATCGCATCGAGCTCAAAGCTTACGCCACGGATTCACAGGTGGTGATTGAGATCCAAGATTATGGCATCGGCATCCCGGCTTCGATCCTGCCTCAGATCTTTAACATCAATGCCCAGACTACACGTGCCGGCACCCAAGGGGAAAAAGGGACTGGTTACGGAATGCCGCTAGTTAAAGAGTATTTACAGATGATGGACGGCACCATCGAGATCTTTTCGCAAGAAGCCCCTTCACACAGCCAACCTCGCGGCACCAAGGTCGTCTTGACCCTGCCTTTAGCTACGTAA
- the ettA gene encoding energy-dependent translational throttle protein EttA translates to MSQEIIYTMKGVSKVYPPQRYVLKDIYLSYFYGAKIGVLGLNGSGKSTLLRIMAGVDKDFLGEAFPSKTMKVGYFEQEPHLDPALTVKENIFAGMGELPKLMGEYNAINDKFSDPDLDPDEMNKLIEKQGAIQEKLEALGAWDVDQKIEIVMDALRCPDGDLPVTNLSGGEKRRVALARLIMSEPDILLLDEPTNHLDAESVAWLEQYLSKFPGTVIAVTHDRYFLDNVAGWILELDRGEGIPWKGNYTSWLEQKDKRQANEAKDQARKAKTLERELDWIRQGAKARQAKSKARISNYENLLKEASPEKIQEMSIYIPPGPRLGDIVVEAKNITKAYDHKVLLDDVSFTIPRGAIVGVIGPNGVGKSTLFRMITGKENPDSGTFKVGETVKIAYVDQTRETLDPNKTIFEELSGGQDVIQLGTREINARQYVSWFNFSGTDQQKKVGQLSGGERNRVNMAKILKQGANLLLLDEPTNDLDVNTMRALEEALLEFGGSAVVISHDRWFLDRVCTHIMAFEGDSKIEFFPGNFSEYEEDRKKRLGENAAPKRIRFKMV, encoded by the coding sequence ATGTCTCAAGAGATTATCTACACAATGAAGGGCGTAAGTAAAGTATATCCTCCACAAAGATACGTGTTGAAGGATATTTACCTTTCTTACTTCTATGGCGCAAAGATCGGTGTTCTTGGTTTGAACGGTTCTGGTAAGTCGACTTTGCTTAGAATTATGGCAGGTGTGGATAAGGACTTCCTCGGTGAAGCTTTTCCATCCAAAACAATGAAAGTCGGTTACTTCGAGCAAGAACCGCACTTGGATCCCGCACTAACGGTGAAAGAAAATATCTTCGCCGGTATGGGTGAATTGCCGAAATTGATGGGCGAATACAACGCGATCAACGACAAATTCTCTGATCCGGATTTGGATCCAGACGAAATGAATAAGCTGATTGAAAAACAAGGCGCAATCCAAGAAAAATTGGAAGCTTTGGGAGCTTGGGACGTTGATCAAAAAATCGAAATCGTGATGGATGCTCTTCGCTGTCCAGATGGCGATCTTCCTGTGACAAACCTTTCAGGTGGTGAGAAGCGCCGTGTGGCTTTGGCAAGATTGATCATGTCTGAACCCGACATCTTATTGCTGGATGAGCCGACGAATCACTTGGACGCAGAATCTGTCGCATGGCTTGAACAATATCTTTCGAAGTTCCCAGGAACTGTGATCGCAGTTACGCATGACCGTTATTTCCTGGATAACGTTGCAGGCTGGATCTTAGAACTTGATCGTGGTGAAGGCATTCCTTGGAAAGGAAACTACACATCTTGGCTAGAACAAAAAGACAAGCGTCAAGCCAACGAAGCCAAAGACCAAGCTCGCAAAGCCAAGACTTTAGAGCGCGAGTTGGATTGGATCCGTCAAGGTGCGAAAGCTCGTCAGGCGAAATCAAAAGCGCGTATTTCTAACTACGAAAATCTATTGAAAGAAGCCTCGCCAGAGAAAATCCAAGAGATGTCTATCTACATTCCGCCAGGACCTCGTTTGGGTGATATCGTCGTTGAGGCGAAAAACATCACAAAAGCTTACGATCACAAAGTTCTTTTGGACGACGTCAGCTTCACCATTCCTCGTGGTGCGATCGTGGGCGTTATCGGGCCGAACGGTGTGGGTAAATCGACATTGTTCCGTATGATCACAGGTAAAGAAAATCCAGATTCTGGTACTTTCAAAGTCGGAGAGACGGTGAAAATCGCTTACGTTGATCAAACGCGTGAAACTTTGGATCCGAATAAAACGATCTTTGAAGAGCTTTCAGGCGGTCAAGACGTGATCCAATTGGGAACTCGTGAGATCAATGCTCGTCAGTACGTTTCGTGGTTTAACTTCTCTGGAACCGACCAACAAAAGAAAGTCGGTCAGTTGTCGGGTGGTGAAAGAAACCGTGTCAATATGGCGAAGATCCTTAAGCAAGGGGCGAACTTATTGCTTCTGGATGAGCCGACGAATGACTTGGACGTCAATACCATGCGTGCTCTTGAGGAAGCTTTGTTAGAGTTCGGTGGATCTGCTGTGGTGATCTCGCATGATCGTTGGTTCTTAGACCGCGTTTGTACACATATCATGGCGTTTGAAGGCGACTCGAAGATTGAATTCTTCCCCGGAAACTTCTCGGAATACGAAGAAGACCGTAAAAAACGTTTGGGCGAAAATGCCGCTCCAAAGCGCATCCGCTTCAAAATGGTTTAA
- a CDS encoding BolA family protein: MSTRATRLNDILSKALVPIHMEIENESFMHSVPPGSETHFKVLVVSEKFTGKSRIDRQRMINELLKEELQSGLHALTQKTLTPEEWEKQKAALNFESPECLGGSKHDRK; encoded by the coding sequence ATGTCCACACGTGCTACTCGTTTGAATGATATTTTAAGCAAAGCTCTCGTTCCGATCCATATGGAAATCGAAAACGAGAGCTTTATGCATTCTGTTCCCCCTGGCAGCGAGACTCATTTCAAAGTTTTGGTGGTCTCTGAGAAGTTTACGGGGAAGTCCCGCATCGATCGTCAAAGAATGATCAATGAGCTGTTAAAAGAAGAACTGCAAAGCGGTCTTCATGCCTTGACGCAGAAAACGCTGACGCCCGAAGAATGGGAAAAGCAAAAAGCGGCCTTGAATTTCGAATCCCCCGAATGTCTTGGGGGCAGCAAGCACGACAGAAAGTAA